A window of Streptomyces gilvosporeus contains these coding sequences:
- a CDS encoding discoidin domain-containing protein, translated as MDHSPPPMNRPAPAPARPRPVSRRTRKLIAPVLAAAVVAVLAPAAASVPAAGPVADEAPAPAASRPPDGSCMRAGWTATATRIDPKDPHHAFVGNGYLGQRVPPNGTGYAAPGGATGWPLKTPAYDGSFVSGLYAKGPKNVAGRQAIAALPTWTTLNVTTGGAHPDTFSSATAPGRISHYRQTLSLRCGFLRTSLTWTAADGRTTDLVYDVLADRTDAHTAAVRLRMTPHWTGHATVTDILDGRGARRIAPAHTAATADGTMDVAFRTDGTRTDGAVASTLRTGPGVRSAGTPRPVPPATTGPSGHLSNSQSLSFPVRSGRPYELTKYLGVDTALTSRSPRAAADAASQRAARRGWDALFARHTAAWRRLWRSDIEVTGHRALQSWVRAAQYGLLSSTRANSRNSIGPTGLTSDNYAGEIFWDAETWMYPGLLATHPALARSIVDYRYRTRDAARANARKLGYDGLFYAWTSGGKGDLWSECHSWDPPHCRTQNHLMGDISLAAWQYYVATKDTAWLRSRGWPVLKGIADFWTSRATRNPDGSYSVKNVAGPDEYSNGVNDAVFTNAGAATALRHATRAAAVLGLHAPASWNALADKLRIPYDAKHHRFRQYAGYRGTTIKQADTVLLIYPLRWPMSPRQAASTLDYYAARTDPDGPAMTDSVHAIDAAGLGEPGCSTYTYLLRAIKPFVRGPFAQFSEARGTKAGADDPHAGRPAQDFLTGKGGFLQTFTYGLTGLRMEEDRLRLDPMLPPQLSDGVTLHGLHWQGRTYDIALRAHHTTVRLTAGAPMRIATPEGEKVVSRGLPAVLKTRRPDLAATSNAARCAPARATSEEPGMYAAAAVDGNTATAWTPDTPTATLTVDLGRITTIGQITPHWTATRPKSAVTQVSQDGRHWYGTGYSGRTPARYVRIVVHSEAHGPGGGTPPKRPGLTELTVNTVAVGDR; from the coding sequence ATGGATCACTCCCCACCCCCGATGAACCGGCCCGCACCGGCCCCGGCGCGCCCCCGGCCCGTATCCCGCCGGACCCGCAAGCTGATCGCCCCCGTGCTCGCCGCCGCGGTCGTCGCCGTCCTGGCGCCCGCCGCGGCGTCGGTCCCGGCCGCGGGGCCCGTCGCGGATGAAGCTCCCGCACCGGCCGCGTCCCGGCCGCCGGACGGCTCCTGCATGCGGGCCGGCTGGACGGCCACCGCCACGCGCATCGACCCGAAGGACCCCCACCACGCCTTCGTCGGCAACGGCTATCTGGGGCAGCGGGTCCCGCCCAACGGCACCGGATATGCCGCCCCAGGCGGCGCAACGGGCTGGCCGCTCAAGACCCCCGCCTACGACGGCTCCTTCGTCTCCGGGCTGTACGCCAAGGGGCCGAAGAACGTTGCGGGCCGCCAGGCCATCGCGGCGCTCCCCACCTGGACCACGCTCAACGTGACCACCGGCGGTGCCCACCCCGACACCTTCTCCTCCGCCACCGCACCCGGCCGCATCTCCCACTACCGCCAGACCCTCTCCCTCCGCTGCGGCTTTCTGCGCACCTCGCTGACCTGGACCGCCGCCGACGGCCGCACCACCGACCTGGTCTACGACGTCCTCGCCGACCGCACCGACGCCCACACCGCCGCCGTACGGCTGCGGATGACGCCCCACTGGACCGGCCACGCCACCGTCACCGACATCCTCGACGGCCGCGGCGCCCGCCGGATCGCGCCCGCCCACACCGCCGCCACGGCCGACGGCACCATGGACGTCGCCTTCCGCACCGACGGCACCCGCACCGACGGCGCGGTGGCCTCCACGCTGCGCACCGGCCCCGGCGTCCGCTCCGCCGGCACGCCACGCCCGGTGCCCCCGGCCACCACGGGCCCTTCGGGCCACCTGTCCAACAGTCAAAGCCTCTCCTTCCCCGTACGCTCCGGCCGCCCCTACGAGCTGACCAAGTACCTCGGCGTCGACACCGCACTCACCTCCCGCTCCCCGCGCGCCGCGGCCGACGCCGCATCCCAGCGGGCCGCGCGCCGCGGCTGGGACGCCCTCTTCGCCCGGCACACCGCGGCCTGGCGGCGCCTGTGGCGCTCCGACATCGAGGTGACGGGGCACCGCGCCCTTCAGTCCTGGGTGCGCGCCGCGCAGTACGGGCTGCTCTCCAGCACCCGCGCCAACAGCCGCAACAGCATCGGCCCCACCGGCCTGACCAGCGACAACTACGCCGGCGAGATCTTCTGGGACGCCGAGACCTGGATGTACCCCGGCCTCCTGGCCACCCACCCCGCCCTCGCGCGGTCGATCGTCGACTACCGCTACCGGACCCGGGACGCCGCCCGCGCCAACGCCCGCAAGCTCGGCTACGACGGCCTCTTCTACGCCTGGACCAGCGGCGGCAAGGGCGACCTGTGGAGCGAGTGCCACAGCTGGGATCCGCCGCACTGCCGGACCCAGAACCACCTCATGGGCGATATCTCCCTGGCCGCCTGGCAGTACTACGTGGCCACCAAGGACACCGCCTGGCTGCGCTCACGCGGCTGGCCGGTCCTCAAGGGCATCGCCGACTTCTGGACGTCCCGGGCCACCAGGAACCCCGACGGCAGCTACTCCGTCAAGAACGTCGCCGGACCCGACGAATACAGCAACGGCGTCAACGACGCGGTCTTCACCAACGCCGGTGCGGCCACCGCACTCCGGCACGCCACGCGGGCCGCCGCCGTCCTCGGCCTGCACGCCCCGGCCTCCTGGAACGCCCTCGCCGACAAGCTGCGGATCCCCTACGACGCCAAGCACCACCGCTTCCGGCAGTACGCCGGCTACCGGGGCACCACCATCAAACAGGCCGACACCGTCCTGCTGATCTACCCGCTGCGCTGGCCCATGTCCCCCCGGCAGGCGGCAAGCACCCTCGACTACTACGCCGCCCGCACCGACCCGGACGGCCCGGCCATGACGGACTCGGTCCACGCCATCGATGCCGCCGGTCTCGGCGAGCCCGGCTGTTCGACCTACACCTACCTCCTTCGTGCCATCAAACCCTTCGTCCGCGGACCGTTCGCGCAGTTCTCCGAGGCGCGCGGCACCAAGGCCGGCGCCGACGACCCGCACGCCGGCCGGCCCGCGCAGGACTTCCTCACCGGCAAGGGCGGCTTCCTCCAGACCTTCACCTACGGCCTGACCGGCCTGCGAATGGAGGAGGACCGGCTGCGCCTGGACCCGATGCTGCCGCCGCAGCTCTCCGACGGCGTCACCCTCCACGGCCTGCACTGGCAGGGACGCACCTACGACATCGCCCTCCGCGCCCACCACACCACCGTGCGGCTGACCGCCGGTGCACCGATGCGTATCGCCACCCCGGAGGGCGAGAAGGTGGTCAGCCGCGGCCTGCCCGCGGTCCTCAAGACCCGACGGCCCGACCTCGCGGCCACCTCCAACGCCGCCCGCTGCGCCCCGGCCAGGGCGACCTCCGAAGAGCCCGGTATGTACGCGGCCGCAGCCGTCGACGGCAACACCGCCACCGCCTGGACCCCGGACACCCCCACGGCGACCCTCACCGTCGATCTCGGCCGGATCACGACCATCGGCCAGATCACCCCGCACTGGACCGCAACCCGCCCGAAGTCCGCCGTCACCCAGGTCTCCCAGGACGGCAGGCACTGGTACGGCACCGGCTACTCGGGACGGACCCCCGCCCGCTACGTCCGCATCGTCGTGCACAGCGAGGCGCACGGACCGGGTGGCGGAACCCCGCCGAAGCGTCCGGGTCTCACGGAACTGACGGTCAATACCGTCGCGGTCGGTGACCGGTAG
- a CDS encoding ATP-binding cassette domain-containing protein, which yields MDTTRQGAAINARGIGVEGPRGWVFRGVDISADPGALIAVQGPSGSGRTCLLLALTGRMRITEGQATVAGFPLPKRMGTVRGRSAIAHVAGVAELEPALTVGEHLKEQALLGRRLKGSLPWGRRHKEATRARIDAALAAAGLDPDVLPKGLRTTVRDLERIEALRLSIALAVMHAPRLLAVDDVDLKLSPPERAQAWQLLRDLALAGTTVVAAGSDAPADALIVHTASLDSERTTGAADRSPAHPTTETQDTATQDKEEAPHAFAETGRA from the coding sequence GTGGACACCACCCGTCAGGGGGCGGCGATCAACGCCAGAGGAATCGGAGTGGAGGGCCCACGGGGGTGGGTATTCAGAGGTGTCGACATCTCCGCGGACCCGGGCGCGCTGATCGCCGTCCAGGGCCCCTCGGGATCCGGCCGTACGTGTCTGCTGCTCGCGCTCACCGGGCGGATGCGGATCACCGAGGGCCAGGCGACGGTCGCCGGGTTCCCGCTGCCCAAGCGGATGGGGACGGTGCGCGGCCGCAGCGCCATCGCGCATGTGGCGGGCGTCGCCGAGCTCGAACCGGCCCTCACGGTCGGTGAACACCTCAAGGAACAGGCCCTGTTGGGCCGACGCCTCAAGGGCTCGCTGCCCTGGGGGCGCCGCCACAAGGAGGCCACTCGGGCCCGGATCGACGCCGCGCTGGCGGCGGCCGGACTCGACCCCGACGTCCTGCCCAAGGGGCTGCGGACGACGGTCCGGGATCTGGAGCGGATCGAGGCGCTGCGGCTGTCCATCGCGCTCGCGGTGATGCACGCCCCGCGGCTGCTGGCCGTCGACGACGTCGACCTGAAGCTGTCCCCGCCCGAGCGCGCCCAGGCCTGGCAGCTGTTGCGGGACCTCGCGCTGGCCGGCACCACCGTCGTCGCGGCGGGCAGCGATGCCCCGGCGGACGCGCTGATCGTGCACACGGCGTCCCTCGACAGCGAACGGACCACCGGCGCCGCGGACCGAAGCCCCGCGCACCCGACCACCGAGACCCAGGACACCGCGACTCAGGACAAGGAGGAAGCACCGCATGCGTTCGCCGAAACTGGCCGCGCTTGA